A genomic window from Pecten maximus chromosome 2, xPecMax1.1, whole genome shotgun sequence includes:
- the LOC117319236 gene encoding phospholipase A and acyltransferase 2-like — protein sequence MSASMPADEMVRLYQEESQKRHNKTVLEELEVGDMIEFPSDLFSHWGVYIGDEQIVHLTGDQPITSGSFSSVSGIDCDQAWVRIDKFLDVAKGRFAKKNNDKDSNQRAAGRYPRPSDDIVRTALAMKGEADYNVFFNNCEHFASYLRYGEKCSEQADTALTAVVVGGAAVIVGSLLGSLFNRKK from the exons ATGTCAGCATCAAT gCCTGCCGACGAGATGGTTCGTCTTTATCAAGAGGAATCCCAAAAACGACACAATAAGACAGTTCTCGAGGAACTGGAGGTCGGAGATATGATTGAATTCCCGAGTGACTTATTTTCTCACTGGGGAGTCTATATAG GTGATGAACAGATTGTTCATCTCACGGGAGATCAACCCATTACCAGTGGGTCATTTTCCTCCGTATCTGGAATTGATTGTGATCAAGCCTGGGTGAGGATTGACAAGTTTTTGGACGTTGCAAAGGGACGTTTTGCAAAAAAGAACAATGACAAAGACAGTAATCAAAG GGCTGCCGGCAGGTATCCACGTCCTTCCGATGATATCGTGAGAACAGCCTTAGCTATGAAAGGTGAAGCGGACTACAATGTTTTCTTCAATAACTGCGAACATTTCGCCTCCTACCTCCGGTACGGCGAGAAATGCTCTGAACAG GCTGACACTGCTCTTACAGCGGTAGTCGTTGGAGGAGCTGCAGTGATTGTTGGAAGTTTATTGGGTTCTTTATTCAATCGCAAGAAGTAA